TGAATTGTATCTCAACGATGGCCATGGGCAGTTCAAAACGGCTATGGGCGGATTGCCCAATGTAAACGCAAATAGTAAATCGTGTGTACGGCCTTGTGATTTTGATGGCGATGGCGATATAGACCTGTTTGTGGGCGGCCGGGTGATACCAGGCCGTTATCCGTTAGCGCCTACCTCGTACCTGTTGGTGAACAACGGCAAGGGACAGTTTACTGCTGCTAAAGTGCCGTTCTCGAACATTGGTATGGTCACCGATGCCCAATGGGTTGACCTTGATAAAGACGGACGAAAAGACCTGGTGCTGTGTGGGGAGTTTATGCCGGTAACTGTGTTTATGAATACGCCAACCGGGTTTGTAGATAAAACCAGTTCGTACTTTGATAAACCAGCCAATGGTTTCTGGTTTACGTTGCAGATAGCCGATCTGGATCAGGATGGCTACGACGACATCATTGCCGGTAACCTGGGGTTGAACTCCTGTTTACACCTATCGGAAAAAGAACCCGGGGTGTTGTATTATGCCGACTTCGATAACAATGGGTCCATCGATCCCTTTTTTACCTATTACATTCAGGGTGAAAGTTACCCGTTTGTAAGCCGCGATGAATTGAATGAACAGATCTATCCTATGCGCAAGGTCTTCACTTCCTATGCGGCGTATTCAACCGCTACCATCAACGATATTTTTACAAAGGAAGAACTGGCAAAAGCCGGACGCCTGCAGGTAACAGAAACCCGCAGCAGGGCTTTTTTAAATAAGTATGGAAAAATGATCCCGGTTGAATTGCCTGTGCAGGCGCAGTTCTCTGTAGTCACCAACATCATTGCCGATGATTTTAATGGCGATGGTAAAAAAGACCTCCTGCTGTTCGGCAACCATTCCGATAACCGGTTAAAGTTCGGTTGCATCGATGCCAGTTATGGTTGTTTGCTTACCGGTGATGGCCACGGGAATTTCACTTATGTCAGCCAGCCTCAATCGGGACTGGATGTAAAAGGGGATGTAAAAACCGCCGTGGAATTAAAAACCAGGAATGAAAAATATATTATAGCAGGGGTGTGTAACAGCCCCATGCAATTTTATAAAGTACAGTAGTATGCCCTTAAGCCACCTTTATTTGTTTGGTACATTGTCACGCCGGCGTCTGGTAACAGGCGTCGGCATACTTTGTTTTTTTGTGTGCTTTCATTTTCAGCAGGCCACTGCCCAAACCATGGCGGTAAAAACAAAAGAATGGAAGAAAGAAAACATTTTTACCCGGTATTTGCAACCAGCCGTTTTTTCATTATCAAAAGTAATGATGCATGATGTGGTAAACCCACCAGCCGCTGCCCGTTATTATGCCTATTGTATGCTGGGCGCGTACGAGATCATTTCCCAGCACGATCCGTCAATGATACCACTGGGCAATTTCCTGAATCAATATAAGCGGTCTGCTATCCCCATGCCTTCAAAACAGTACGATCATCGTATTGCAGCTATTTATTGTATTATGGAAACGGGCAGGCTGATGCTGCCTTCAGGTTATCAACTGCAGGACGACGAGGCGCGGTTTATTGCCGAACAACAGAACACAAAGGTTTCCCGTGCTGTAATTGACAGTTCGGTTGCAGTGGGTAGTTACCTGGCGGCCCGGATAGTAGAGTATTCCAAAACCGACCGGTATGGGAAGTTAAGCGCCCAGTTACGTTATACTCCCGTAAAAGGCGATGCATATTGGTATCCAACACCCCCTGCTTATATGGAAGCGGTAGAGCCCAACTGGAAAACCATCCGGCCGCTGGTAATAGATTCCTGTAACCAGTTTGTTCCATTGCCACCCGTTACCTTTAGCAAAGACAGCAACAGCGATTTTTACCGCCTGGCCAAAGAAGTGTATGATGTTTCTGTAAAACCCACGGCCGAGCAGTTGAACATCGCTTCGTTCTGGGATTGCAATCCTTTTGTGGTGGCTACGTCGGGACATATGTCAATCGGGTTTAAAAAGATCAGCCCTGGCGGCCACTGGATGAACATTGCCGCCATTGCCGCGCAAAAAGCGAATCTGAGTTTTGCCGAAACCATCACGGTGCAAATGCTTACCGGCATCACCATCATGGATGCCTTTATCAGTTGCTGGGATGAGAAATACCGCTCTAACCGCATTCGCCCGGAAACTTATATCAACCGTTACATCAACCTGAAATGGCAGCCCTTGCTGCAAACGCCGCCCTTCCCCGAATACACCAGCGGGCATAGTGTGGTGTCAACCGCCGCTGCAGAAGTGCTTACGTATCTGCTCGGCGATCAGTTGATGTTTACTGACAACTCAGAAGAATTGTTTGAAATTCCCGCCCGTTCATTCGCATCCTTCAGACATGCGGCTGCCGAAGCGGCCATCTCGCGCCTGTACGGCGGCATCCATTACCGCGATGCCATCGAAAACGGACAACAACAGGGTAAACAGATCGGTAGATTTATCGCAGGCCGGCTAAAATCGGCCGGCGTTCAGCCATTAAAGCCCTGATGGGTTCTTTTACAATTCGTAACTTTAATGCATGGATGCCGACATTCATACTTTATACGAATCTGATTTTTACCGCATCATGGATTTCCGGTGCCGGTGTACCGATTGCCGTACCTCAAAACCGGAATACAATGCCACTTTTTGCATCAGCTTTGTGCGCAAGGGGAATTTCCTGTTCAACGTTTTCCGGCGTTCCCTCGATTCATATACCGGTTGCGTACTGGTAACCAAACCCAATTACGAACGCACGGTAACCCACACGCACGATGTACCCGACGAATGCACCATCTTTGAATTTAAAAAGGATTTCTTTGGCTCCCTGCTCGAACATTATGGCGGCATTCCCTTCTTCCAGGATAACGACTGGCATTCCACGCTCATTAAAACAAGTGCAGAAACGGAGTTCCTGCATTTTCACATTGTAAAGCTGGTGCTTACCCGCTCGGGCAGCAAGCTGCAAATAGACAATGCCGTAATTGAGGTGATTGAAAAAGTGTTGAGTAATATCACCGATTACAAACCAGACCTGAAGATCAATCCGCGTTTAAAGAAGAATCATTTGATTACACTGGAAAGGGCCAAGGAGTACATGGCCGATCATTTTACTGAAGATATTTCCCTGCTGCAGATTGCCACACATTGTTATGTAAGTCCTTTTCATTTCAGCCGGTTGTTCAAAACCTTTACATCGGCTTCGCCGCATCAATACCTGTTGACACTCCGGCTGAAGAATGCCGAGTTATTATTGCGCAATACCACACAACCTATGGCCGATGTTGCCTTTACTTCAGGTTTTAATAGTGTAGAACATTTTACCGCCGCTTTTAAACAGAAATATAATTGTCCGCCTGCTACTTACCGGCAACAGGTTGAAGCACCCACCTTAAAATAGCAGGATTTCTTAAGTCATTTGGCCAATGGCGGAATAGCTTTGCCGGAAACATAGCATCATGAATAATCAATTATTGTTAACAGTCGAAAATTCAAAGAATTACACATTACAGGTGGCCAATGCCATGCCCGACAAGGAGTATCATTACAAACCGGCAGGCGCCGGGTGGGATTTTGGCGAATTATTAAACCATATCGCTTATGGCATCCAGTGGTGGCAGGATAATTACATCACCGGTAAGAAAACGGATTGGGATCCGCCAAAAGTAAAAACAAGTAAAAAAGAAGTAGTAACCTGGCTTACCAACGCTTACGATACGTTGCTGAAGACCATCAAAAATCAGCCCGGTAATGAACAAACCGGCAACGGTGTGCACGCTACGCTCGATCACATCACGCATCACCGTGGCCAGGCGGTTATTTATTTAAGAACCTTTGGCGTAGAGCCACCGGAATACACTTATTAGTGTAAGCCGCCGGTCACCGGTAGCTGCCTATTGCCTACTGCCTTTCCCCTTGAACAACATCATAGCCAAACCAAACACCAGGAAACCAGATCCGGTATAGACATTCAGGTTATTTCCATAACCACTCATCCATTCGTTCAACAGCAGGATCACCGAAACAACGGAAAAGAACAGGCCTATGACAAATTGCAGATCGTTTAATTTTTTTAACATGACAACAATGTTTTGTTAGAAGAAAATAAAGTTCAGCAAAAGAGTAATTACTATAAGTACTATGCCCAACGGTACCACCCGCAAATACCATTTTTGCTGGTGGTATTTGGGTTTTTCTGTTAAAGAGTACACCAACCCTTTTAATTGTTCATCAGGTTTGGGTTTGGTAAGCAGGCTTACTATAATGGCCGTAAAGAAATTGAAGATCCAGGAAACGCCGGCAACAATAAATGCCTGTCCCATGCCGCTTTTAATGGGATACAACGGCGCTATCCAGCCGCCTTTGCCTTCGGCAATGGTAACACCATGCGTAACAGCGGCAGCAAGGGTGCCTGCAACCAGCCCCCAGAAAGCGCCGTGCCCGGTAGTGCGTTTCCAGAACATACCTAACAGGAATGTTGCAAACAACGGACCATTCACAAACCCGAATACCAGTTGCAGAAAATCGTTGATATTATTAAAGCTCTTGGCAATGTAGGCAGTGACAATGGAAATAAGAATACCCACCACCGTAACGGCTTTTCCTACCAACAGGTAATGCCGGTCGCTTTTGTTCTTTACAAAATACGACTGATAAATATCGAACGTGAATACTGAGTTAAAGGCAGTAACGTTACCAGCCATACCGCTCATAAAAGAAGCGATCAGCGCTGTGATGCCCACACCCAGAATACCGGTAGGGTAGTAGTGCGCAATCAGTGAAGGCAGGGTCATGGTGTAGTCAAGTTCCCCGTTGGCGGCCGTGGGAATACGATACCCCTTTGATGCCAGGGCCGGTTGCATTAATGTAATGGCAATGACACCAGGTAACACCACAATTAAAGGCATCATCATTTTGGGGATGGCGGCAATAATAGGTGTGCGTTGTGCATCGCCCATGTTTCTTGCTATCATGGCCCGTTGCACCACCAGGAAGTCGGTACACCAGTAACCAAACGACATTACAAAGCCCAACCCAAAGATCAGCGACATAAAATGCAGGCCCATCGGATTATCGTTGGCGTTACCCATGTATTTCCAGGCATGGGTCATTTCAGGTTGCAGCAGGTGCTTGACATTGTCCCAGCCACCGGCATCCTGCAACGCAATTATAACCAGTGGTGATAAACCTAATACGATCAGGAAGAACTGTAATACTTCATTATATACTGCGCTGGTAAGACCGCCCAGGAAAGTATAGACCATTACAATGCCGGCCGATACCCAAATGGAAATATCGAAATCCCAATGCAGGATGGTTTCCATTAATTTGGCCAGGGCATATAAAGAAATGCCCGACGAAAAAACAGTCATAACTGCAAAGGAGATGGCGTTCAACCCTCTTGTTTTTTCATCGAAGCGAAGAGAAAGATATTCAGGAACGCTGCGAGCGCGGCTTCCATAATAAAAAGGCATCATAAAAACACCCAGGAAAACCATGGCGAAAATAGCGCCCACCCAATAAAAGTGTACGGTCATAATGCCATACTTGGCCCCGGAAGCAACCATGCCGATCACTTCCTGTGCACCCAGGTTGGCGGAGATAAAAGCCAGGCTGGTGATCCAAAGTGGAATACTTCGGCTGCTGGTAAGGAAGTCGTTACTTGATTTGATTTTCTTTTTAATCAGGAATCCAACCCCAATAACAAAGATGAAATAGACCAAGATGATCAGGTAGTCGGCAAAATGTAGGCTCATGCGCAATCGTTAACTGTGTGATAGCTAGTTTCTACACGCAATATATTTCTTTCATTTCATTAATATGATTGCAATCATGTTTTAGTGTAAATATTTACGAATACGATTGCGAGGGAAGGCAGCCGGCAAAACGGCAGACGGCAGAAGGCAAACAGCCGCGACGCGGCGAACCCTTCTCAATGCTATCAACCCTGTCGACTTGCAACTACATAGTAGATTCTCTCTCAATTAATACAGAGGGGATTACAACCCGCTCCCGCCTCAAGTCAAACGTACTTTTCTCTATTCCCTTGAATAGCAGTGTAGCAGCGGCTTTACCGATCTCAAAAGCAGGTTGGGTAATGGTGGTGAGCGGGGGATTCAAAATAGGCGCGGTATCTAATGTGGCAAACGCAATCACTTTAAGATCATGGGGAATGCGGATGTTCAGCTCGTGACAGGCGAGGTAAACCGGGGTAACAATTTTCTCTACTGAAGCGATCAGTCCGTCGGGGCGGTGGCCACTTTGCAGTAATGATTTTACCTGTTTATACATGCTGTCATTATCAGTGCAGTAAACGATCTGCTGATCGGTTTGGGGAATGCTGGCTTTATTCAAAGCCGCTTTAAAGCCATTTATTCTGTTTTGAAGAAGGGGCAGGCTTTCTGAAACGGAAATGAAAGCAGGTTTATGACAGCCTTTTTGTAGTAAAAGATTGGCAGCCATCAAACCACAGTCAAAATCGTTGGTAGTTACCCTCGCTGTTTCAGTGCCTTCCTGTTCCCGGTCGAAAAAAACAACGGGAATATTATTTGCCTGCAACTTATTGATATGGTCAGCCGAATTTGTTTCGCTTGAGATAGAGATCAATACCCCATCTACGCGACCGCTTGCGCAATCCTCTAAAATGGTTTTTTCATTTGCGAATTTCTCATGCGATAGATATATAAGTACGTGATAGCCTTTGGTTTCAGCAACCGATTGAATACCGTTAATGGCAAGGGAGAAAAAATTATCGGCCACTTCGGGCAGCACTACTGCAATGGTTTTACTTTTCTTGCGGCGCAGGCTGCTGGCATAGGGGTTAGGTATATAATTTAACCGCGTAGCCAGCTCCATTACTTTCTTTTTAGTTTCATCACTGATCTCATAACTATCGCGCAATGCCTTCGAAATAGTGGAAACTGATAGTTGCAACTGGTCGGCCAGGACCTTTATATTTACTTTACTCATTGAAGAATTACCGCCTTAATTGTTTGTTTTACAGACTGTTTTATCATGCAAAATGCTGCAATCTCTCGCAACCGTTTTCGTAAATAAAGTTAAATGAAGGCTAACAATCTTTAGCAAAAAAGTTGAACTTAGTTCCAGAAACTAACACAAGTCATAAATTATTTATAAAACGATTGCTATGGCTACTCCTGGTAAATTCACAGAGAAAGAGATCAATCCGCTTGGAAGTTTGGACGAATGGGAAGATGATGTACTGCAACGTTACCCCGATCCCGATTCAATAGTTAAAGACAAGACAAAAGAAGAATACCGGAATTATGACGATCCCGCCCGGGATACCGTAAAGGAATTTTACCGGTTGAACCATACTCATCAAACGTATTCATTTGTACAGGAAAAAAGGAAGGAATTCTTAGGGTTCAATCGTAAGGAAATGAGTGTTTGGGACGCGTTTAATTTCCTGAACCAGCTGGTTGATGATTCTGACCCTGATACAGATCTTGATCAGTTTCAACACCTGTTACAGGCTTCCGAAGCCATTCGCGCTGACGGGCACCCCGATTGGATGGTACTGACCGGTTTGATGCACGATATGGGTAAGGTACTTTGCCTGTTTGGCGAACCGCAATGGGCCGTAGTGGGCGATACATTCCCCGTTGGTTGCGCTTATTCCGATAAAATAGTCTATCCTGAATTTTTTAAGAACAATACCGATTACACTGATCCTGTTTTCAGCACTAAACTAGGAGTATATACGCAGAGTTGCGGCTTGCGCAATGTAAACATGTCATGGGGACATGATGAGTATGTATACCAGATGTTAAAGGACTATTTGCCCGAGCCTGGCCTTTATATGTTACGCTACCATTCATTTTATGCCTGGCACCGGGAAGGCGCTTATGACCACCTGTTAGATGACCATGATCGTGAAATGCTGAAATG
The Niastella koreensis GR20-10 genome window above contains:
- a CDS encoding DinB family protein; this encodes MNNQLLLTVENSKNYTLQVANAMPDKEYHYKPAGAGWDFGELLNHIAYGIQWWQDNYITGKKTDWDPPKVKTSKKEVVTWLTNAYDTLLKTIKNQPGNEQTGNGVHATLDHITHHRGQAVIYLRTFGVEPPEYTY
- a CDS encoding LacI family DNA-binding transcriptional regulator, with protein sequence MSKVNIKVLADQLQLSVSTISKALRDSYEISDETKKKVMELATRLNYIPNPYASSLRRKKSKTIAVVLPEVADNFFSLAINGIQSVAETKGYHVLIYLSHEKFANEKTILEDCASGRVDGVLISISSETNSADHINKLQANNIPVVFFDREQEGTETARVTTNDFDCGLMAANLLLQKGCHKPAFISVSESLPLLQNRINGFKAALNKASIPQTDQQIVYCTDNDSMYKQVKSLLQSGHRPDGLIASVEKIVTPVYLACHELNIRIPHDLKVIAFATLDTAPILNPPLTTITQPAFEIGKAAATLLFKGIEKSTFDLRRERVVIPSVLIERESTM
- a CDS encoding helix-turn-helix domain-containing protein, whose translation is MDADIHTLYESDFYRIMDFRCRCTDCRTSKPEYNATFCISFVRKGNFLFNVFRRSLDSYTGCVLVTKPNYERTVTHTHDVPDECTIFEFKKDFFGSLLEHYGGIPFFQDNDWHSTLIKTSAETEFLHFHIVKLVLTRSGSKLQIDNAVIEVIEKVLSNITDYKPDLKINPRLKKNHLITLERAKEYMADHFTEDISLLQIATHCYVSPFHFSRLFKTFTSASPHQYLLTLRLKNAELLLRNTTQPMADVAFTSGFNSVEHFTAAFKQKYNCPPATYRQQVEAPTLK
- a CDS encoding vanadium-dependent haloperoxidase, which gives rise to MPLSHLYLFGTLSRRRLVTGVGILCFFVCFHFQQATAQTMAVKTKEWKKENIFTRYLQPAVFSLSKVMMHDVVNPPAAARYYAYCMLGAYEIISQHDPSMIPLGNFLNQYKRSAIPMPSKQYDHRIAAIYCIMETGRLMLPSGYQLQDDEARFIAEQQNTKVSRAVIDSSVAVGSYLAARIVEYSKTDRYGKLSAQLRYTPVKGDAYWYPTPPAYMEAVEPNWKTIRPLVIDSCNQFVPLPPVTFSKDSNSDFYRLAKEVYDVSVKPTAEQLNIASFWDCNPFVVATSGHMSIGFKKISPGGHWMNIAAIAAQKANLSFAETITVQMLTGITIMDAFISCWDEKYRSNRIRPETYINRYINLKWQPLLQTPPFPEYTSGHSVVSTAAAEVLTYLLGDQLMFTDNSEELFEIPARSFASFRHAAAEAAISRLYGGIHYRDAIENGQQQGKQIGRFIAGRLKSAGVQPLKP
- a CDS encoding inositol oxygenase family protein, encoding MATPGKFTEKEINPLGSLDEWEDDVLQRYPDPDSIVKDKTKEEYRNYDDPARDTVKEFYRLNHTHQTYSFVQEKRKEFLGFNRKEMSVWDAFNFLNQLVDDSDPDTDLDQFQHLLQASEAIRADGHPDWMVLTGLMHDMGKVLCLFGEPQWAVVGDTFPVGCAYSDKIVYPEFFKNNTDYTDPVFSTKLGVYTQSCGLRNVNMSWGHDEYVYQMLKDYLPEPGLYMLRYHSFYAWHREGAYDHLLDDHDREMLKWVKLFNPYDLYSKNPTPPDWKQLRPYYEDLIAKYLPSTIKF
- a CDS encoding sodium:solute symporter family protein; amino-acid sequence: MSLHFADYLIILVYFIFVIGVGFLIKKKIKSSNDFLTSSRSIPLWITSLAFISANLGAQEVIGMVASGAKYGIMTVHFYWVGAIFAMVFLGVFMMPFYYGSRARSVPEYLSLRFDEKTRGLNAISFAVMTVFSSGISLYALAKLMETILHWDFDISIWVSAGIVMVYTFLGGLTSAVYNEVLQFFLIVLGLSPLVIIALQDAGGWDNVKHLLQPEMTHAWKYMGNANDNPMGLHFMSLIFGLGFVMSFGYWCTDFLVVQRAMIARNMGDAQRTPIIAAIPKMMMPLIVVLPGVIAITLMQPALASKGYRIPTAANGELDYTMTLPSLIAHYYPTGILGVGITALIASFMSGMAGNVTAFNSVFTFDIYQSYFVKNKSDRHYLLVGKAVTVVGILISIVTAYIAKSFNNINDFLQLVFGFVNGPLFATFLLGMFWKRTTGHGAFWGLVAGTLAAAVTHGVTIAEGKGGWIAPLYPIKSGMGQAFIVAGVSWIFNFFTAIIVSLLTKPKPDEQLKGLVYSLTEKPKYHQQKWYLRVVPLGIVLIVITLLLNFIFF